In one window of Romboutsia hominis DNA:
- the selA gene encoding L-seryl-tRNA(Sec) selenium transferase, producing the protein MNKRELFSKLPSVDEVLNQEDIKNTLEEYPRNLVIECIRKVIDRKRKEIIDIKDDKNNINLDLNNIIKDIKNEINISYALSLKKVINATGTVLHTNLGRSLLSESIKEELWNSASRYSNLEYNIEKGQRGSRYDHLADTIKRLTNAEDVLVVNNNAAAVLLVLSTLAKDGEVIVSRGELVEVGGSFRIPSIMELSGTKLLEVGATNKTHLKDYEEAISEDTKAIMKVHTSNYRILGFTESVDIDELSILSKKHNIPVIEDLGSGVFIDLSKYGLSYEPTVLDSLRKGADIVTFSGDKMLGGPQAGIIVGKKEYIDKMKKNQLTRALRVDKLTICALESTLRTYLDEEKAIKEIPTLRMLTYKIDELEEKANDLLNKIKELKIDAKVCVEDGLSQVGGGSMPLETIKSKVVAITPNNMNVSTLERRLRLSNAHIIARVYENKYILDVRTIFEDEYDLIINELKNIFK; encoded by the coding sequence TTGAATAAAAGAGAATTATTTTCTAAGCTACCTTCAGTTGATGAAGTTTTAAACCAAGAAGATATAAAAAATACATTAGAAGAGTATCCTAGAAATTTAGTCATAGAGTGCATAAGGAAGGTTATAGATAGAAAAAGAAAAGAAATAATAGATATTAAGGACGATAAAAATAATATAAATTTAGATTTAAATAATATAATTAAAGATATAAAAAATGAGATTAATATAAGCTATGCATTATCCTTAAAAAAGGTTATAAATGCTACAGGTACAGTATTACATACTAATTTAGGAAGATCATTACTTAGTGAAAGTATAAAAGAAGAACTTTGGAATTCTGCATCTAGATATTCTAATTTAGAATACAATATTGAAAAAGGTCAAAGAGGTTCGAGGTACGATCATCTAGCAGATACAATAAAAAGGCTTACAAATGCTGAGGATGTATTAGTGGTAAATAATAATGCAGCAGCTGTACTGCTTGTATTAAGCACATTAGCTAAAGATGGCGAAGTTATAGTATCAAGAGGTGAGTTAGTAGAAGTTGGTGGCTCTTTTAGAATACCAAGTATAATGGAATTAAGTGGTACAAAACTTTTAGAGGTTGGTGCTACTAACAAAACACATTTAAAAGATTATGAAGAAGCGATTAGTGAAGATACTAAAGCTATTATGAAGGTTCATACTAGTAATTATAGAATACTTGGATTTACAGAAAGTGTAGATATAGATGAGTTATCTATCCTTAGCAAAAAGCATAATATACCTGTGATAGAAGATTTAGGTAGTGGAGTATTTATCGATTTATCAAAATATGGACTGTCTTATGAACCTACTGTTTTAGATTCTCTACGAAAAGGTGCTGATATAGTTACTTTTAGTGGAGACAAAATGCTAGGTGGACCACAAGCTGGTATAATAGTTGGTAAAAAAGAGTACATAGATAAAATGAAAAAAAATCAATTAACAAGAGCCCTAAGAGTAGATAAGTTAACTATATGCGCTCTAGAATCTACACTTAGAACTTATTTAGATGAAGAAAAAGCAATTAAAGAAATACCAACGCTTAGAATGTTAACTTATAAAATAGATGAATTAGAAGAAAAAGCTAACGATTTATTAAATAAAATAAAAGAACTAAAAATAGATGCAAAAGTATGTGTAGAAGATGGTTTATCTCAAGTTGGGGGAGGATCTATGCCTTTAGAGACTATAAAAAGTAAGGTAGTCGCGATAACTCCAAATAATATGAATGTATCAACACTAGAGAGAAGACTAAGATTAAGTAATGCTCATATAATAGCAAGAGTGTATGAAAATAAATACATATTAGATGTAAGGACTATATTTGAAGACGAATATGATTTAATAATAAATGAGCTTAAAAATATATTTAAATAG
- the selB gene encoding selenocysteine-specific translation elongation factor — translation MKNIVIGTAGHIDHGKTTLIKALTGRETDTLAEEKKRGISINLGFTYFDLPSKKRAGIVDVPGHEKFIKNMLAGASGLDMVLFVIGADEGVMPQTIEHLDILKFLNVKNGIIVLTKCDTVDEEFIELVKEDVIEKVKGTFLEDADIIEVDSISKRGIDKLINKIDEISKDIEDNDISSPARLNIDRVFSVKGFGTVITGTLTEGKISVEDDLMLYPSNIETKIRSIQVHGENVNTAYAGQRTAINISNVKVEDLKRGDVLGAKNSLEESMMLDVKISIVNHSNKSLKHWDRLRLYHGTKEILCRAVPLDKEIINSSEDGYVQLRLEESIVAKKGDKFVIRSYSPMETIGGGTIIDTNPKKHKKFDTNVINSLKIKEKGELKDILEEYLKKNTEIYPSKKEIMAYIGENEENVDKALQELINMDKAICINSMYMHINKYETLKSKSVDLLTKYHKSYRLRNGMVKEEFRSKVEGKFKTKEMDLLIDKLSKEKVVKVNDNLISLYEFEVRLNSKQLEIKNTIKNQLNSSMNKSENILTIDGICNKNKFYEEVLESMIGQEVEQLDEKHVIDKELYETLKNNLINYLKENKEITLGEYRDLLNSSRKNCVILLENFDRNKITKRKENSRVLF, via the coding sequence ATGAAAAATATAGTAATAGGTACAGCAGGTCATATAGACCATGGAAAAACTACCCTTATAAAAGCACTTACAGGAAGAGAAACAGATACTTTAGCAGAAGAAAAAAAGAGAGGAATATCAATAAATTTAGGATTTACATATTTTGATTTGCCGAGCAAAAAAAGAGCAGGTATAGTTGATGTTCCAGGGCATGAAAAATTTATAAAAAACATGCTTGCAGGAGCATCTGGTTTAGACATGGTTTTATTTGTAATTGGAGCTGACGAAGGTGTAATGCCTCAAACTATTGAGCATTTAGATATATTAAAATTTTTAAATGTCAAAAATGGAATAATAGTTTTAACAAAATGTGATACAGTAGATGAAGAATTTATAGAATTAGTAAAAGAAGATGTAATAGAAAAGGTAAAAGGAACTTTTCTTGAAGATGCAGATATAATAGAAGTTGATTCTATATCTAAAAGGGGTATAGATAAACTTATAAACAAAATTGATGAAATAAGTAAAGATATAGAAGATAATGATATAAGTTCACCTGCAAGGCTTAATATAGATAGAGTATTTTCTGTAAAAGGATTTGGAACTGTAATAACAGGGACCCTAACAGAAGGAAAAATAAGTGTTGAAGATGATTTAATGCTATATCCTTCAAATATAGAAACGAAAATAAGAAGTATTCAAGTTCATGGCGAAAATGTAAACACTGCTTATGCAGGACAAAGAACTGCAATAAATATATCTAATGTCAAAGTTGAAGATCTAAAAAGAGGAGATGTTTTAGGTGCAAAAAATTCTTTAGAAGAATCCATGATGTTAGATGTTAAAATATCTATTGTAAATCATTCAAACAAAAGCTTAAAACATTGGGATAGGTTAAGGCTTTACCATGGTACAAAAGAAATTTTGTGCAGGGCAGTACCATTAGACAAAGAAATAATAAACTCATCAGAAGATGGATATGTACAATTAAGATTAGAAGAAAGTATAGTAGCTAAAAAAGGAGATAAATTTGTTATTAGAAGTTATTCACCTATGGAAACTATAGGTGGAGGAACTATAATAGACACAAACCCTAAAAAGCATAAAAAATTTGATACAAACGTTATAAATTCATTAAAGATAAAAGAAAAAGGTGAATTAAAAGATATATTAGAAGAGTATCTTAAAAAAAATACTGAAATATATCCAAGTAAAAAAGAGATAATGGCCTATATTGGAGAAAATGAAGAAAATGTAGATAAAGCTTTACAAGAGCTTATAAATATGGATAAAGCTATCTGTATAAATAGTATGTATATGCATATTAATAAATATGAGACTCTAAAATCTAAAAGTGTAGACTTACTTACTAAGTATCATAAATCTTACAGACTTAGAAATGGTATGGTAAAAGAAGAGTTTAGATCTAAAGTTGAAGGTAAGTTTAAGACTAAGGAGATGGACTTATTAATAGATAAGTTAAGTAAAGAAAAAGTAGTAAAAGTAAACGATAATTTAATATCTTTATATGAATTTGAAGTAAGGTTAAACTCAAAGCAGCTAGAAATAAAAAACACTATAAAAAATCAGTTAAATTCTAGCATGAATAAATCAGAAAATATATTAACAATAGATGGTATATGTAACAAAAATAAATTTTATGAAGAAGTATTAGAATCTATGATAGGACAAGAAGTAGAACAATTAGATGAAAAGCATGTTATTGATAAAGAGCTGTATGAAACACTAAAAAATAATTTGATTAATTATTTAAAAGAAAATAAAGAAATAACTTTAGGCGAATACAGAGACTTACTTAATTCTAGCCGAAAAAATTGTGTGATATTATTAGAAAACTTTGATAGAAATAAAATAACTAAGAGAAAAGAAAATAGCAGAGTACTATTTTAG
- a CDS encoding uracil-DNA glycosylase, producing MVNLNNDWDELLKEEFKKDYYLKLREFLKKEYSERIIYPNMNNIFEALKHTSYKDTKVLILGQDPYHGENQAHGLAFSVQPGEKIPPSLLNIYKELNSELGCFIPNNGYLIPWADQGVLLLNTALTVRAHEANSHKGKGWEIFTDEIIRILNNRKDPVIFILWGANARSKKALITSNHHYILESPHPSPLSARRGFFGCNHFLETNKILKSIGKSPIQWQIPNI from the coding sequence ATGGTAAATTTAAATAATGACTGGGACGAATTATTAAAAGAAGAATTTAAAAAAGATTACTATTTAAAATTAAGAGAATTTTTAAAAAAAGAATATAGCGAAAGAATAATATACCCAAATATGAATAATATATTTGAAGCTTTAAAGCATACATCATATAAAGATACAAAAGTACTTATACTAGGACAAGATCCTTATCATGGTGAAAATCAAGCACATGGACTGGCTTTTTCAGTGCAACCAGGAGAAAAAATACCACCATCTTTATTAAATATATATAAAGAGTTAAATAGTGAATTAGGATGTTTTATACCAAACAATGGTTATTTAATTCCGTGGGCAGATCAAGGTGTATTACTATTAAATACAGCTCTAACAGTTAGAGCTCATGAAGCTAATTCTCACAAAGGGAAGGGATGGGAAATTTTCACTGATGAAATAATAAGAATTTTAAATAATAGAAAAGACCCTGTAATATTTATATTATGGGGAGCAAATGCAAGAAGCAAAAAGGCGCTTATAACTTCTAATCATCATTATATATTAGAATCTCCTCATCCAAGTCCCTTATCTGCAAGAAGAGGATTCTTTGGATGTAATCATTTCTTAGAAACTAATAAAATATTAAAATCAATAGGTAAAAGCCCTATACAGTGGCAAATACCTAATATATAA
- a CDS encoding rhodanese-like domain-containing protein — MSIYILESEKIKSMIDNNEFDLIIDIRNEEYYLNGHLPKAINIPMNEINDEMDFLADYKDKKILLYCGIGSQSKATCKVLSINGFNKLYSLFGGIKGYKYELEK; from the coding sequence ATGAGTATATATATATTAGAATCAGAAAAAATAAAGTCAATGATAGATAACAATGAATTCGATCTTATTATAGATATTAGAAATGAAGAATATTACCTAAATGGTCATTTGCCAAAGGCTATAAATATACCAATGAATGAGATAAATGATGAGATGGATTTCTTGGCAGATTACAAGGATAAGAAAATATTATTATATTGTGGAATAGGGAGCCAAAGTAAAGCTACATGTAAGGTATTAAGTATAAATGGATTTAATAAATTATATAGTTTATTTGGAGGTATAAAAGGCTATAAATATGAACTTGAAAAATAA